One region of Solanum pennellii chromosome 6, SPENNV200 genomic DNA includes:
- the LOC107022946 gene encoding B3 domain-containing transcription factor ABI3-like yields MKRELNEVYYGGNKEDVHGFENINMVPTDFDPMDDTDIWLNGNFSNDFTSLQDFPCMSSSSSTSNSLPTEQSDPSSSWAVQKSDADEQDFDTISDQECLNVMDLIDGDHEFLDPMISFLNQQQKEQANDEQVSIFQGDSELALMFLDWLKQNKDNISAEDMRSIKLKRSTIESASKRLGSTKEGKKQLLRLILDWVEQHRFQKKQMREEQSIQNSAPFNFTNPNACFYNASFTDSSSVMTGPVQGYFGDLNSNGSLFVPPYNQTTSGSSTSQSQFTMANAAQYNRFPENDITNNVAIPDQPLFSAQYDQYQIFDGNGERLARLGTCATKEARKIRMARQRRVPLHHYRHQTQNQRQISNEKSVMMGRKINNCAISQANNPGTWVYWPCAAAAPPIAMVPLADTPQSLPMERSPVQSQKHQKHGSTDKRQACKTEKNLKFLMQKVLKQSDVGHLGRIVLPKKEAESHLPQLETRDGISIAMEDIGTSRVWNMKYRFWPNNKSRMYLLENTGDFVVANGLQEGDFIVIYADMKCGKYLIRGVKVRPNGAKSDGNQPAKKIVRKIAAVASSPFAQAVG; encoded by the exons ATGAAAAGGGAGTTAAATGAGGTTTATTATGGTGGCAACAAAGAAGATGTGCATGGATTTGAGAATATTAATATGGTGCCTACTGATTTTGATCCTATGGATGATACAGATATTTGGTTAAATGGAAATTTCTCTAATGATTTTACTTCTCTTCAAGATTTTCCATGCAtgtcttcttcatcatcaacttCCAATTCCCTTCCTACTGAACAATCTGATCCATCTTCAAGTTGGGCTGTTCAAAAATCTGATGCTGATGAGCAAGATTTCGACACAATTAGTGATCAAGAATGTCTAAATGTGATGGATTTAATCGACGGGGATCATGAATTTCTTGACCCTATGATCTCTTTTTTgaatcaacaacaaaaagaacaagCAAATGATGAGCAAGTGTCTATTTTTCAAGGGGATAGTGAACTTGCACTAATGTTTTTGGATTGGTTAAAGCAAAACAAAGATAACATTTCTGCTGAAGATATGAGGAGTATTAAGCTTAAACGTTCGACAATTGAGAGCGCGTCGAAACGATTGGGAAGTACTAAAGAAGGGAAAAAACAGTTGTTGAGACTCATTCTTGATTGGGTTGAACAACACAGGTTCCAAAAGAAACAAATGAGAGAGGAACAGAGTATCCAAAACTCTGCCCCTTTTAACTTTACTAATCCAAATGCTTGCTTTTATAATGCCTCGTTCACCGATTCATCCTCTGTAATGACAGGGCCAGTACAGGGGTACTTTGGTGATCTGAATTCTAATGGATCTTTATTCGTGCCTCCGTATAATCAAACAACGAGTGGAAGTTCAACTTCTCAGTCGCAATTTACAATGGCGAACGCTGCTCAATACAATCGATTTCCTGAGAATGATATTACGAATAATGTTGCTATACCTGATCAGCCTTTATTCAGTGCTCAATATGATCAGTACCAAATTTTCGATGGGAACGGTGAGAGATTGGCAAGGTTGGGCACTTGTGCTACTAAAGAAGCCAGGAAGATCAGAATGGCTAGGCAGAGACGAGTACCATTGCATCATTATCGTCATCAGACTCAGAATCAAAGACAAATTAGTAATGAGAAAAGTGTAATGATGGGTAGAAAGATTAATAATTGTGCAATATCTCAAGCTAACAATCCAGGAACTTGGGTATATTGGCCTTGTGCTGCTGCTGCTCCGCCAATCGCCATGGTACCATTGGCTGATACTCCGCAATCACTTCCTATGGAGAGGTCACCCGTGCAATCACAGAAACATCAGAAACATGGTTCCACAGACAAAAGACAG GCTTGCAAAACAGAGAAGAATCTCAAATTTCTCATGCAAAAAGTGCTGAAGCAAAGTGATGTTGGCCATCTAGGAAGAATTGTGTTACCAAAG AAAGAAGCAGAAAGTCATCTCCCGCAACTTGAAACAAGAGACGGAATCTCAATTGCCATGGAAGACATTGGGACTTCTCGTGTTTGGAACATGAAATATAG ATTTTGGCCAAATAACAAAAGCAGGATGTACCTTCTTGAGAACACAG GTGATTTTGTCGTAGCTAATGGACTTCAAGAAGGTGATTTCATAGTAATATACGCGGACATGAAGTGTGGCAAATAT tTGATACGAGGGGTAAAAGTGAGGCCGAATGGAGCAAAATCAGACGGCAATCAGCCAGCAAAGAAAATTGTTCGTAAAATAGCTGCTGTTGCGTCATCTCCATTTGCACAAGCTGTTGGATAG